The following proteins are encoded in a genomic region of Arcobacter cloacae:
- the katG gene encoding catalase/peroxidase HPI: MAGKCPMGFGSSNPMARNGGTSNKDWWPNQLNLKILSQHSNKVNPLGDDFDYAKEFAKLDYDALKADLTTLMTDSQEWWPADYGHYGPLFIRMAWHSAGTYRTADGRGGASTGSQRLAPLNSWPDNANLDKARRLLWPIKQKYGNKISWADLMILAGNVAIESMGLKTFGFSGGRVDVWEPEEDIYWGKEAEWLATSDKENSRYQGERDLENPLAAVQMGLIYVNPEGPDGEPDPIKSGIDIRETFKRMAMDDEETVALTAGGHTFGKCHGAGDAANVGAEPEAEGLVAQGLGWLSKFLSGKGDDTITSGIEGSWTANPTRWDNEYFDILLGYEWELVKSPAGAWQWQPINPKEEHLAPAAHNPNKKVTTIMTTADMAMKMDPIYGEISKRFHKNPDQFADAFARAWFKLTHRDLGPKSKYMGPEVPNEELIWQDPIPAVNYEMIDENDIKTLKDKLLASSLGVSKLVSLAWASASTYRDSDKRGGANGARIALEPQRSWESNSSLDLDESLKVLETIKDEFNSSNSSKKVSLADLIVLGGTAAVQKAAFDVGFEIEVPFTAGRADATQELTDVESFGYLEPMADGFRNYQKTKYTVSTEELLIDKAQLLTLTIPEMTALVGGMRVLGTNHENSNLGVFTSNIGILSNDFFVNLLDMNNVWYPTTPSEDSFVGKDRQSGSIKYSASRVDLLFGSNSQLRAVAEVYAQEDSKEKFVKDFVNAWTKVMNLDRFDLKK; the protein is encoded by the coding sequence ATGGCTGGTAAATGTCCTATGGGATTTGGAAGTAGTAATCCAATGGCAAGAAATGGTGGTACATCAAACAAAGATTGGTGGCCTAATCAATTAAATTTAAAAATTCTTTCTCAACACTCAAATAAAGTTAATCCTCTAGGAGATGATTTTGATTATGCAAAAGAGTTTGCAAAGCTTGATTATGATGCTCTAAAAGCTGATTTAACTACTTTAATGACTGATTCTCAGGAGTGGTGGCCTGCTGATTATGGTCATTATGGTCCACTTTTTATTAGAATGGCTTGGCATAGTGCAGGAACTTATAGAACAGCTGATGGTAGAGGTGGTGCAAGTACAGGAAGTCAAAGATTAGCTCCATTAAACTCATGGCCTGATAATGCAAACTTAGATAAAGCAAGAAGACTTTTATGGCCTATAAAACAGAAATATGGAAATAAAATCTCTTGGGCTGACTTGATGATATTAGCTGGAAATGTTGCAATTGAATCTATGGGATTAAAAACATTTGGTTTTTCAGGTGGAAGAGTTGATGTTTGGGAACCTGAAGAGGATATTTATTGGGGGAAAGAAGCTGAATGGTTAGCTACTAGTGATAAAGAAAATAGTAGATATCAAGGTGAGAGAGATTTAGAAAATCCACTTGCGGCAGTTCAAATGGGACTTATTTATGTAAATCCAGAAGGTCCAGATGGAGAGCCTGATCCTATAAAATCAGGAATTGATATAAGAGAAACTTTTAAAAGAATGGCTATGGATGATGAAGAAACAGTAGCACTAACTGCTGGTGGTCATACTTTCGGAAAATGTCATGGAGCAGGAGATGCAGCAAATGTTGGAGCTGAACCTGAAGCTGAGGGATTAGTTGCACAAGGTCTTGGATGGCTTAGCAAATTTTTAAGCGGTAAAGGTGATGATACTATAACAAGTGGAATTGAAGGTTCATGGACAGCAAATCCAACAAGATGGGATAATGAATATTTTGATATTTTATTAGGTTATGAGTGGGAATTAGTAAAATCTCCTGCTGGAGCTTGGCAATGGCAACCAATAAATCCAAAAGAAGAACATCTAGCACCTGCTGCTCATAATCCAAATAAAAAAGTAACAACGATTATGACAACTGCTGATATGGCTATGAAAATGGATCCAATTTATGGAGAGATTTCAAAAAGATTCCATAAAAATCCAGACCAATTTGCTGATGCATTTGCAAGAGCTTGGTTTAAATTAACTCATAGAGATTTAGGACCAAAATCAAAATATATGGGTCCTGAAGTTCCAAATGAAGAGCTAATTTGGCAAGACCCAATTCCAGCTGTAAACTATGAAATGATTGATGAAAATGATATAAAAACTTTAAAAGATAAACTTTTAGCTTCAAGTTTAGGAGTATCAAAATTAGTATCTCTTGCGTGGGCAAGTGCTAGTACATATAGAGATTCAGATAAAAGAGGTGGAGCAAATGGTGCTAGAATTGCACTTGAACCACAAAGAAGTTGGGAATCAAATAGTAGTTTAGATTTAGATGAGAGTCTAAAAGTTTTAGAAACTATTAAAGATGAATTTAACTCTTCAAACTCTAGTAAAAAAGTTTCACTTGCTGATTTAATAGTTTTAGGTGGAACTGCAGCGGTACAAAAAGCTGCTTTTGATGTAGGATTTGAAATAGAAGTTCCATTTACTGCTGGTAGAGCTGATGCAACTCAAGAGCTAACAGATGTTGAATCATTTGGTTATTTAGAGCCAATGGCTGATGGTTTTAGAAACTATCAAAAAACAAAATATACAGTTAGCACTGAAGAGTTATTAATAGACAAAGCTCAATTATTGACTTTAACAATTCCAGAAATGACAGCATTAGTTGGTGGAATGAGAGTATTAGGAACAAATCATGAAAATAGTAATTTAGGAGTATTTACTTCAAATATTGGAATTTTAAGTAATGATTTCTTTGTAAATTTACTTGATATGAATAATGTTTGGTATCCAACAACTCCTTCTGAAGATAGTTTTGTTGGAAAAGATAGACAAAGTGGTTCTATAAAATACTCTGCAAGTAGAGTTGACTTACTATTTGGTTCAAACTCACAATTAAGAGCAGTTGCTGAAGTTTATGCTCAAGAGGAT